In Sorghum bicolor cultivar BTx623 chromosome 10, Sorghum_bicolor_NCBIv3, whole genome shotgun sequence, one genomic interval encodes:
- the LOC110430878 gene encoding uncharacterized protein LOC110430878 isoform X1 encodes MGSWRHRQPATRIFSPPLLWHLRALFLFGYYLLFSTLLSRSTGTPISNNGSTSSSTKRSSQSSFLFSSLETRRLPPPGRAADSSALLSRTHRQRFRRRKWSAAGEAMADLNDAAQFALCVALGISYILKPLLDFVDGATKPLSPVLEFAVAVLIATLPLAYLMGILLLQLQVAPGAPAAPGPARRLACFACTVVSAVLAVLAVALIAFWFLTGGSPP; translated from the exons ATGGGCTCATGGCGCCATAGACAGCCAGCAACTCGCATCTTCTCGCCTCCTCTCCTCTGGCACCTGCGCGCCCTCTTTCTATTTGGTTattatttgctcttctctacTCTGCTCAGTAGGAGTACTGGCACCCCGATCTCAAACAACGGCAGCACAAGCAGTTCGACCAAGAGATCGAGCCAATCAAGCTTCTTGTTCTCGAGCCTCGAG ACTCGGCGTCTTCCTCCTCCCGGTCGAGCAGCAGACTCCTCTGCTCTACTCTCACGGACTCACCGCCAGCGGTTTCGTAGGAGGAAGTGGTCGGCGGCGGGCGAGGCGATGGCCGACCTCAACGACGCCGCGCAGTTCGCGCTGTGCGTGGCGCTGGGCATCTCCTACATCCTGAAGCCGCTGCTCGACTTCGTCGACGGGGCCACCAAGCCGCTCAGCCCCGTCCTCGAGTTCGCCGTCGCCGTGCTCATCGCCACCCTCCCGCTCGCGTACCTCATGGgcatcctcctcctccagcTCCAGGTGGCCCCGGGGGCGCCGGCGGCCCCGGGGCCGGCAAGGAGGCTCGCTTGCTTCGCTTGCACCGTGGTGTCGGCTGTTCTTGCTGTGCTCGCCGTGGCACTCATCGCCTTCTGGTTCCTCACCGGCGGCTCGCCGCCGTGA
- the LOC110430878 gene encoding uncharacterized protein LOC110430878 isoform X2, producing MADLNDAAQFALCVALGISYILKPLLDFVDGATKPLSPVLEFAVAVLIATLPLAYLMGILLLQLQVAPGAPAAPGPARRLACFACTVVSAVLAVLAVALIAFWFLTGGSPP from the coding sequence ATGGCCGACCTCAACGACGCCGCGCAGTTCGCGCTGTGCGTGGCGCTGGGCATCTCCTACATCCTGAAGCCGCTGCTCGACTTCGTCGACGGGGCCACCAAGCCGCTCAGCCCCGTCCTCGAGTTCGCCGTCGCCGTGCTCATCGCCACCCTCCCGCTCGCGTACCTCATGGgcatcctcctcctccagcTCCAGGTGGCCCCGGGGGCGCCGGCGGCCCCGGGGCCGGCAAGGAGGCTCGCTTGCTTCGCTTGCACCGTGGTGTCGGCTGTTCTTGCTGTGCTCGCCGTGGCACTCATCGCCTTCTGGTTCCTCACCGGCGGCTCGCCGCCGTGA